The Gammaproteobacteria bacterium genome has a segment encoding these proteins:
- a CDS encoding L,D-transpeptidase family protein encodes MTRCTFFPAGWLGARREPAGGRRCGLAAALAWSVLAAVGSVAAAGETAVDTALRERVERLQAGDRAVDGVTLLGGDVLAEFYARRAFRPAWGDPARVEELITMLETADGHGLDPADFFSGLLRERQEPAGGDPRAQADRELLLTEALIRYGYQRRFGKVDPSSQEPAWNFARSFAPGTDAATALEHTVSAPSLRGHLDTVLAESALYRALRESLARFRAIEDRGGWPQVPAGATLRAGDRGERVTALRERLSLEPVSPAARPESAADLFDDALTQVVRAFQERHGLTADGAVGRGTLAALNVPVGSRIDQLRMSLERLRWLTRGVPETYVVVNVAAFDAGFVRDRRLVWTSRVVVGRAARQTPIFRGEMTYLELNPTWTVPPTILREDTLPKVRRDPGYLRRENITVLDRSGRAVDPQSVDWSASGFAARYALRQEPGPANALGRIKFMFPNPHAVYLHDTPARELFGRQDRSFSSGCIRVEDPLALAELVLDSPQWTRATLEAAIAGGATQRITLAKPVPVLIVYLTAVAGADGVTRFFRDVYGRDPALLRALNGPVRLKLPAAASAAGPAAPSKTGITSFVAAAHTGTIAASVTAASRAAPAASGEHES; translated from the coding sequence ATGACCCGATGCACATTTTTTCCCGCGGGCTGGTTGGGCGCGCGGCGCGAGCCTGCCGGTGGACGCCGCTGTGGTCTCGCCGCTGCACTGGCGTGGTCCGTCCTGGCAGCGGTGGGTTCCGTGGCCGCGGCCGGGGAGACCGCGGTCGACACCGCGCTGCGTGAGCGCGTCGAACGGCTGCAGGCGGGCGACCGCGCGGTCGACGGCGTCACGCTGCTCGGTGGGGACGTACTGGCCGAGTTCTACGCGCGCCGGGCGTTCCGGCCGGCCTGGGGCGATCCGGCACGGGTCGAGGAGCTGATCACGATGCTCGAGACCGCGGACGGTCACGGGCTCGACCCGGCGGATTTTTTCAGCGGATTGCTGCGCGAGCGCCAGGAACCGGCCGGGGGCGACCCGCGAGCGCAGGCAGATCGTGAATTGCTGCTCACGGAAGCCCTGATCCGCTATGGCTATCAGCGCCGTTTCGGCAAGGTCGATCCGTCGAGCCAGGAGCCGGCCTGGAATTTTGCCCGCAGCTTCGCGCCCGGCACCGATGCCGCCACGGCGCTGGAACATACCGTCAGCGCACCGTCGCTGCGCGGTCACCTGGACACCGTGCTCGCCGAGAGCGCGCTGTACCGGGCATTGCGCGAATCGCTGGCACGTTTCCGTGCGATCGAGGACCGCGGCGGCTGGCCCCAGGTGCCGGCGGGAGCGACCCTGCGGGCCGGTGACCGCGGTGAGCGGGTGACGGCCCTGCGTGAGCGGTTGAGCCTGGAGCCAGTGTCCCCGGCGGCCCGGCCCGAATCGGCTGCCGACCTGTTCGATGATGCCCTGACACAGGTGGTGCGCGCCTTCCAGGAGCGACATGGGCTGACTGCGGACGGCGCCGTCGGGCGCGGCACGCTGGCTGCGCTCAACGTGCCGGTCGGGAGCCGGATCGACCAGCTGCGCATGTCGCTCGAGCGGCTGCGCTGGCTCACCCGCGGAGTCCCGGAGACCTACGTGGTCGTCAATGTCGCGGCCTTCGACGCCGGCTTCGTACGCGACCGGCGGCTGGTATGGACCAGCCGGGTCGTGGTCGGCCGTGCTGCGCGGCAGACGCCGATTTTCCGGGGGGAAATGACGTACCTCGAGCTGAATCCGACCTGGACGGTACCGCCCACCATTCTGCGCGAGGACACGCTGCCCAAGGTCCGGCGGGACCCCGGCTATCTGCGGCGTGAGAACATCACCGTGCTCGACCGCAGTGGACGGGCGGTGGACCCGCAATCGGTCGACTGGTCCGCCAGCGGCTTTGCGGCGCGCTACGCCCTGCGCCAGGAGCCGGGCCCGGCCAATGCGCTCGGGCGGATCAAGTTCATGTTTCCCAACCCGCACGCCGTGTACCTGCACGACACGCCCGCGCGGGAGCTCTTCGGCCGGCAGGACCGGAGTTTCAGTTCGGGCTGCATCCGGGTGGAGGATCCGCTGGCGCTCGCGGAACTCGTGCTCGATTCGCCGCAATGGACCCGGGCGACGCTGGAGGCCGCGATCGCCGGGGGCGCGACGCAGCGAATCACGCTGGCGAAACCCGTACCGGTGTTGATCGTTTACCTGACGGCGGTCGCCGGCGCCGATGGCGTGACGCGTTTCTTCCGCGACGTCTACGGGCGTGATCCCGCGCTGCTTCGGGCCCTCAACGGCCCGGTCCGGCTGAAGCTGCCGGCGGCGGCGAGCGCCGCCGGACCGGCGGCCCCTTCGAAAACCGGGATCACGTCCTTTGTCGCGGCGGCGCATACCGGCACAATAGCCGCCTCGGTTACTGCGGCCAGTCGGGCTGCGCCGGCCGCTTCCGGAGAGCATGAATCATGA
- a CDS encoding NnrU family protein: MNIFQWALSVFLVSHVVVAVPAMRRHLTTRWSERGFLLGYSVMSTGLFTWLIISAMQAPTTALWPAALWAYWVPVILMPVALTLLGASVLTPNPLSIALVPGGLDPKRPGAVAVTRHPILWGLGLWGATHVPPNGDTVMLTLFGGLAFFAFTGMLIVERKKRRVLGEEGWRALAAGTSIIPFLAILSGRARFPTDLRTLAGGLLGAAAAVYLLAGGHLTLFHRDPLSLF; encoded by the coding sequence GTGAACATCTTCCAGTGGGCCCTGAGCGTTTTCCTGGTCTCGCACGTCGTGGTTGCCGTGCCGGCGATGCGCCGTCACCTGACCACACGCTGGTCGGAGCGCGGCTTTCTGCTCGGCTATTCGGTGATGTCCACCGGGCTCTTCACCTGGCTGATCATCAGCGCGATGCAGGCGCCGACGACGGCCCTGTGGCCCGCGGCGCTCTGGGCATACTGGGTGCCGGTGATCCTGATGCCGGTTGCGCTGACGCTGCTCGGGGCGAGCGTGCTGACGCCGAACCCCCTGTCGATCGCGCTGGTGCCGGGTGGGCTCGATCCGAAGCGCCCGGGGGCAGTTGCCGTGACGCGCCACCCGATCCTCTGGGGTCTCGGGCTCTGGGGAGCAACGCATGTGCCGCCCAACGGCGACACGGTCATGCTGACCCTGTTCGGCGGGCTGGCGTTCTTTGCCTTTACCGGCATGTTGATCGTCGAGCGCAAGAAACGCAGGGTGCTCGGCGAGGAAGGCTGGCGCGCCCTGGCGGCTGGCACCTCGATCATCCCGTTCCTGGCGATCCTCAGCGGACGTGCCCGCTTTCCGACCGACCTTCGTACTCTGGCCGGGGGCCTGCTCGGTGCCGCGGCGGCCGTGTATCTGCTGGCCGGCGGGCACCTGACGCTATTTCACCGCGACCCGCTGTCGCTGTTCTGA
- a CDS encoding serine hydrolase codes for MIRALFRSLGLVFAVLLFAVWLPALFGVYGLFWERYAAGFLTNPMNPGYRWYRPLETVAGGSTQPLSVSRTAAAAFSAEALEQAAAYARFYNSDSLLVMYRGELAFEQYWNTKKPESLFSAHAFTKTLTAILVGHAIADGRILSVDQPAYHFLPEWDDEQHRAITIRDLLGMTSGLQESDDFSPWSQRMQRIMGTDIIGPNLAARVNGPPGVTFADINPPAQILGIIIERATGRRFGDYLSGKLWRPIGARDAQLFVDHPGGTAHTDCCMWSVIQDWARVGEALRSGGLWNGERVIPAGWVGQMITPSVANPNYGMMVWLGNFHETNHQQEQATFVSGRHQSEPFAAPTFFLDGAQLQRVWIVPSKDLVVVRTGSEHPDWDEARLPNLLIRGLTI; via the coding sequence ATGATCAGGGCGCTTTTCAGGTCGCTCGGGCTGGTCTTTGCGGTCCTGCTGTTTGCGGTATGGCTGCCGGCGCTGTTCGGCGTCTATGGACTGTTCTGGGAGCGGTACGCGGCCGGCTTCCTCACCAACCCGATGAACCCCGGCTACCGCTGGTACCGCCCGCTGGAGACGGTCGCGGGCGGCAGCACGCAGCCGCTGTCCGTGTCGCGGACCGCCGCCGCGGCCTTCAGCGCGGAGGCGCTGGAGCAGGCGGCTGCGTATGCGCGCTTCTATAACAGCGATTCGCTGCTGGTGATGTATCGCGGCGAGCTGGCGTTCGAGCAGTACTGGAATACCAAGAAGCCGGAGAGTCTTTTCTCGGCCCATGCGTTCACGAAGACACTGACGGCCATCCTCGTCGGGCATGCCATTGCCGACGGGCGCATCCTGTCGGTGGACCAGCCTGCGTATCACTTCCTGCCTGAGTGGGACGATGAGCAGCACCGCGCGATCACCATCCGCGACCTCCTCGGCATGACCAGCGGCCTGCAGGAGAGCGATGACTTCTCGCCATGGTCGCAACGCATGCAGCGGATCATGGGCACGGACATCATTGGGCCGAACCTGGCTGCCAGGGTGAACGGCCCGCCGGGGGTGACGTTCGCGGACATCAACCCACCGGCGCAGATCCTCGGCATCATCATCGAGCGCGCTACGGGTCGCCGCTTCGGCGACTATCTCTCCGGGAAACTCTGGCGACCCATCGGGGCGCGTGACGCCCAGCTCTTCGTGGACCACCCGGGCGGCACCGCACACACGGATTGCTGCATGTGGAGCGTGATCCAGGACTGGGCGCGGGTCGGTGAGGCGTTGCGCAGCGGCGGCCTGTGGAATGGCGAGCGGGTGATCCCGGCCGGTTGGGTCGGGCAGATGATCACGCCGTCCGTCGCCAACCCGAACTACGGGATGATGGTATGGCTGGGCAATTTCCACGAAACCAATCACCAGCAGGAGCAGGCGACGTTCGTTTCCGGCCGTCACCAGTCGGAGCCGTTCGCCGCGCCCACGTTCTTCCTCGACGGAGCGCAGTTGCAGAGAGTGTGGATCGTGCCCTCGAAGGACCTGGTGGTGGTGCGTACCGGCAGTGAACATCCCGACTGGGACGAAGCACGCCTGCCGAACCTGCTGATCCGGGGTCTGACGATATGA
- the erpA gene encoding iron-sulfur cluster insertion protein ErpA, whose translation MENSTEFTGIPGLLFTDAAASKVSQLIREEGNPNLKLRVFISGGGCSGFQYGFTFDEQLEDGDTQVENRGVTLLVDPMSVQYLAGAEIDYKEDLEGARFVIRNPNAATTCGCGSSFSV comes from the coding sequence ATGGAAAACAGCACCGAGTTCACCGGCATTCCCGGCCTGCTCTTCACCGACGCGGCTGCGAGCAAGGTCTCGCAGCTCATTCGCGAAGAAGGCAACCCGAACCTCAAGCTGCGCGTGTTCATCTCCGGCGGCGGCTGCTCGGGGTTCCAGTACGGCTTCACCTTCGACGAGCAGCTCGAAGACGGCGACACGCAGGTGGAGAACCGGGGCGTCACGCTGCTCGTGGATCCCATGAGCGTCCAGTACCTCGCCGGCGCGGAAATCGACTACAAGGAAGACCTCGAAGGCGCGCGCTTCGTCATCCGCAATCCGAACGCGGCGACGACCTGCGGCTGCGGTTCATCCTTCTCCGTCTGA
- a CDS encoding iron-sulfur cluster assembly accessory protein gives MSISLTEKAAARVRDYLGRNRDAVGLRLGVRKSGCSGLAYTVDFADAIGPDDVVVEAQGIRLIVAADSLPIFQGARIDFVRDGLNEKFAFENPNVTGQCGCGGSFSVQ, from the coding sequence ATGTCGATCAGCCTGACCGAGAAAGCCGCCGCCCGGGTCCGCGATTATCTTGGCCGCAACCGCGACGCGGTTGGCCTGCGCCTTGGTGTGCGCAAGAGCGGCTGCTCGGGTCTTGCCTACACGGTGGATTTCGCCGATGCGATCGGCCCCGACGATGTCGTGGTCGAGGCACAGGGCATCAGGCTGATCGTCGCGGCCGACAGCCTGCCGATCTTCCAGGGCGCGCGGATAGATTTCGTCCGCGACGGGCTCAACGAGAAATTCGCCTTCGAAAACCCGAACGTGACGGGCCAGTGCGGCTGCGGCGGAAGCTTCAGCGTGCAGTAG
- a CDS encoding MarR family transcriptional regulator: MIRTKPGSERTVAELALQLGRAAYGDSPADSLTPAQWMALRFFGRANRFSRTVSAFAEFHSTTRGTASQTVKSLVQRGYLTRTRSERDGRSATVDLTAKARRILEDDPFEAVVRAAAGLSPAQRDRTAASLRGILRRLAVDRERAVPGVCTRCGHLATVGPGSYRCRLMREPLTATELGQLCVHCEDCRHHRA; encoded by the coding sequence ATGATCAGGACGAAGCCCGGCAGCGAGCGGACGGTCGCGGAACTTGCGCTGCAACTCGGCAGGGCGGCCTACGGCGACAGCCCGGCAGACAGCCTCACGCCGGCGCAGTGGATGGCGTTGCGTTTCTTCGGCCGGGCGAACCGTTTCTCGCGCACGGTTTCCGCGTTTGCGGAGTTCCACTCCACGACCCGGGGCACCGCGTCGCAGACGGTGAAGAGCCTCGTGCAGCGCGGTTACCTGACCCGCACCCGCTCGGAGCGCGACGGGCGCAGCGCGACGGTGGATCTCACCGCCAAGGCCCGACGCATACTCGAGGACGATCCGTTCGAGGCCGTCGTGCGCGCGGCGGCCGGGCTCAGCCCTGCCCAGCGGGACCGCACTGCCGCCAGCCTGCGCGGCATCCTGCGCCGGCTCGCGGTGGATCGCGAACGGGCCGTTCCCGGGGTCTGCACGCGTTGTGGCCACCTGGCCACGGTGGGCCCGGGCAGCTATCGCTGCCGCCTCATGCGTGAGCCGCTCACGGCCACGGAGCTCGGCCAGCTATGCGTGCATTGCGAGGATTGTCGTCACCACCGGGCCTGA
- the grxD gene encoding Grx4 family monothiol glutaredoxin: protein MTLDTQVREIIDDVLRNNRVVLFMKGNRQQPQCGFSAKTVAALDMLLPDYLDINVLDHPEIRDGIKLYGNWPTIPQLYVAGELVGGSDIVTEMFATGELAQVLGVERGHGGVPAVAISENALALMRGAVEQRADMAIHLRIDAGWQHTLTLAPPTGQEVRVGLPGIELYLDPWSAGRADGLKIDVEDTLQGSRFRFDNPNAPPPVQALSAMDLRNRLQAGDRIELIDVRGPDERAIAVIAGACAWDEETDRRIAALPKDTVIVFHCHRGSRSQHAAEYLRRKGFRNVHNLTGGIDAWSLEVDSQVPRY, encoded by the coding sequence ATGACGCTTGATACCCAGGTCCGGGAAATCATCGACGACGTACTGCGCAACAACCGCGTCGTGCTGTTCATGAAGGGCAACCGGCAGCAACCGCAATGCGGGTTCTCGGCCAAGACCGTTGCGGCGCTGGACATGCTGCTGCCGGACTACCTCGACATCAACGTGCTCGACCACCCCGAGATCCGCGACGGGATCAAGCTCTACGGCAACTGGCCGACTATTCCGCAGCTGTATGTCGCAGGCGAACTCGTCGGCGGCAGCGACATCGTGACGGAGATGTTCGCCACGGGCGAACTGGCCCAGGTGCTCGGTGTCGAGCGAGGCCATGGCGGCGTGCCCGCGGTGGCGATCAGCGAGAACGCGCTCGCGCTCATGCGTGGGGCAGTCGAGCAACGCGCGGATATGGCGATTCACCTGCGCATCGACGCCGGCTGGCAACACACGCTCACGCTCGCGCCTCCAACCGGGCAGGAGGTGCGCGTCGGCCTGCCTGGCATCGAACTGTACCTGGACCCCTGGAGCGCGGGCCGCGCCGATGGCCTGAAAATCGACGTGGAGGACACCCTGCAGGGGTCGCGTTTCCGCTTCGACAATCCCAACGCGCCGCCGCCGGTACAGGCCTTGAGCGCGATGGATCTCAGGAACCGCCTGCAGGCCGGCGACCGCATCGAACTGATCGACGTGCGTGGTCCGGACGAGCGCGCCATCGCGGTGATTGCCGGCGCCTGCGCCTGGGACGAAGAGACCGACCGGCGGATTGCAGCCCTGCCGAAGGACACCGTGATCGTCTTCCACTGCCACCGGGGATCGCGCAGCCAGCACGCCGCCGAATACCTGCGGCGCAAGGGCTTTCGTAACGTGCACAACCTGACCGGCGGCATCGACGCCTGGTCGCTGGAAGTCGATTCGCAGGTACCGCGTTACTGA
- a CDS encoding DUF882 domain-containing protein: MDNRYSRRSLFRAAGALIPLAFAPVPLLAHASSPRRLSFYHTHTSEKLDVVYLENGAYVHDALDAINVLLRDFRSGEIHRIDPRLLDVLHGVREQTGSRGHFEVISGFRSPATNEMLRDRSGGVAKKSLHLSGQAIDVRLTGVQTKSLRRAGIAMGRGGVGYYPESDFVHLDTGRVRTW, translated from the coding sequence TTGGATAACCGCTACAGCCGCCGCAGCCTGTTTCGCGCTGCGGGCGCCCTGATTCCGCTGGCATTCGCTCCGGTGCCGCTGCTGGCCCACGCCAGCAGCCCGCGGCGACTGAGTTTCTATCACACGCATACCAGCGAGAAGCTGGATGTGGTCTACCTCGAGAACGGCGCTTACGTCCACGACGCGCTGGACGCGATCAATGTCCTCCTGCGCGACTTCCGCAGCGGCGAGATCCACCGGATCGACCCGCGACTGCTCGACGTGCTGCATGGCGTGCGCGAACAGACCGGCAGCCGGGGTCACTTCGAGGTCATCTCCGGGTTTCGTTCCCCGGCGACCAACGAAATGCTGCGCGACCGCTCCGGGGGCGTGGCGAAGAAGAGCCTGCACCTGTCGGGCCAGGCCATCGATGTGCGCCTCACCGGCGTGCAGACGAAGTCACTGCGTCGCGCCGGGATCGCGATGGGACGCGGCGGCGTCGGCTACTACCCCGAGTCCGATTTCGTGCACCTCGATACCGGGCGCGTTCGTACCTGGTAG
- a CDS encoding PQQ-dependent sugar dehydrogenase, whose product MRRLIQQRQAGALAMALAIALAVALAGCGGGSGGGGTGFAPAPGAELQPAFPNLSFSKPLALLQAPGDDDRWFVVEQSGVVRVFMNDDQAATTTTFIDITSRVGDSSGERGLLGLAFDPDFAVNGHVYLSYTRSAPTLVSYLSRFTSVDGGQTLDPSSEVVILTLQQPYANHNGGHVAFGPDGLLYAAFGDGGSANDPGNRAQDTSNLFGSIIRIDVATLPYSIPAGNPFVGNAHCAAGSGSAPCPEIFAWGLRNPWRFSFDRETGVLWAGDVGQGAWEEVNRIVGGRNYGWRIREGAHCNIPPSDCPTMGLEDPVAEYDHAAGSSITGGYVYRGSRNPPLRGSYVFGDFVSGRVFRLASGGSTVEEMLDTGRSISSFAEANDGEMFLVDYAAGTLHRLAPP is encoded by the coding sequence ATGCGGCGGCTGATCCAGCAGCGGCAGGCCGGCGCGCTCGCCATGGCGCTCGCCATAGCGCTCGCCGTGGCGCTGGCGGGTTGTGGTGGCGGCAGTGGCGGTGGTGGAACCGGCTTCGCGCCCGCCCCCGGTGCCGAGCTCCAGCCCGCCTTTCCGAACCTGTCCTTCTCAAAGCCGCTCGCGCTGTTGCAGGCGCCCGGCGACGACGATCGCTGGTTCGTGGTCGAGCAGTCCGGCGTGGTTCGCGTGTTCATGAACGATGACCAGGCGGCCACGACGACGACCTTCATCGACATCACGTCACGGGTCGGCGACAGCTCCGGCGAACGCGGCCTGCTCGGCCTGGCGTTCGATCCGGATTTCGCCGTGAACGGCCACGTGTATCTATCCTATACACGCTCGGCGCCCACACTGGTCTCGTACCTGTCGCGATTCACATCGGTCGATGGCGGCCAGACACTCGACCCGTCAAGCGAAGTCGTGATCCTCACGCTGCAGCAACCCTACGCCAACCATAATGGCGGGCATGTCGCCTTCGGCCCGGATGGCCTGCTCTACGCCGCGTTCGGCGACGGCGGCTCGGCCAACGACCCGGGCAACCGCGCGCAGGATACCAGCAACCTCTTCGGCAGCATCATCCGTATCGATGTGGCCACGCTGCCCTACTCGATTCCCGCCGGGAACCCCTTCGTCGGCAACGCGCATTGCGCAGCCGGAAGCGGCAGCGCGCCTTGCCCGGAAATTTTTGCCTGGGGCCTGCGCAATCCCTGGCGCTTCAGCTTCGATCGGGAAACCGGTGTGCTCTGGGCGGGTGACGTCGGCCAGGGTGCATGGGAGGAAGTGAACCGGATCGTTGGCGGACGCAACTACGGCTGGCGCATCCGCGAAGGAGCCCATTGCAACATTCCACCGAGCGACTGCCCGACCATGGGCCTCGAGGACCCGGTGGCCGAATACGATCACGCGGCCGGCAGCTCGATCACCGGCGGCTACGTCTACCGCGGCAGCCGGAATCCGCCGCTGCGCGGGTCGTACGTCTTCGGGGATTTCGTCAGCGGACGGGTCTTCCGGCTGGCGTCCGGGGGGTCCACCGTCGAGGAGATGCTCGATACGGGCCGCAGCATTTCGTCGTTCGCCGAAGCCAACGACGGGGAGATGTTCCTGGTCGACTACGCCGCCGGCACGCTGCACCGGCTGGCGCCACCCTGA
- a CDS encoding DUF4397 domain-containing protein, whose translation MSIAVQVRWLAGWRAMPWRAAILVAWSVFAAACVSGSDPSNGAVRMLHAVADGPRMNLLIDEELRLAGIEFSGGSAFVTSSAGDRRVRIEEVLPASGAATTDTIFDQTLSLAVNDELTLIVAGMAASGSEEVIEVRNRTRGVPFGKARVQVVHAAAGGPAVDVYITALDTVLSAVAPVAPALGYKAATEQLEMSGGGARVALTAVNDPTTVLYDSGPIFLNLESSLLLALVPDTAVAGSTSPFSLVVMSGTASVAVPDRNTGSQVRVVNAAPVAYGLDVIVNQTSVPGGVRQECDPGTTESGTVLEFCATSFTSIGSFAAIAAGSYNVNIQKTGADAVAAQTLGGSFRAGVPESLVLTGITDEAATQTGQGMLTLGGTRRNAVAAQLRVVSASLAADAAIAGDPATDRLELYITAPGADLAAENPDFVNFQIGGDTNYLSLAAGGYQLALARRDTAVSGAVPEVLYTRELTLTGGGLYTLVIADSLGGVLPLQVLSLEDSP comes from the coding sequence ATGAGCATTGCAGTGCAGGTTCGCTGGCTGGCGGGGTGGCGTGCGATGCCGTGGCGCGCCGCCATACTCGTGGCGTGGTCCGTGTTCGCTGCCGCCTGCGTCAGCGGTTCTGACCCGAGCAATGGCGCCGTGCGCATGCTGCACGCGGTCGCGGATGGCCCGCGCATGAATCTGCTGATCGACGAGGAGCTCAGGCTCGCCGGCATCGAGTTTTCCGGTGGCTCGGCGTTCGTCACCAGCTCTGCCGGCGACCGCCGGGTGCGGATCGAGGAGGTATTGCCGGCCTCCGGTGCCGCGACCACCGACACCATCTTCGACCAGACCCTCTCCCTCGCGGTAAACGACGAGTTGACGCTCATCGTGGCGGGCATGGCTGCTTCCGGCAGCGAGGAAGTCATCGAGGTGCGCAACCGCACGCGGGGCGTGCCGTTTGGCAAGGCCCGGGTGCAGGTCGTGCACGCCGCGGCCGGCGGTCCCGCAGTGGATGTCTATATCACGGCGCTCGACACGGTGCTGAGCGCGGTGGCCCCGGTGGCGCCGGCGCTCGGTTACAAGGCAGCGACGGAGCAGCTCGAGATGAGCGGCGGTGGCGCCCGGGTGGCCCTGACCGCAGTCAACGACCCCACGACGGTGCTGTATGACTCCGGGCCGATCTTCCTGAACCTGGAGAGTTCGCTGCTGCTCGCGCTGGTGCCGGATACGGCGGTTGCCGGCAGTACGAGCCCGTTCTCGCTGGTGGTCATGAGCGGGACGGCCTCGGTCGCTGTGCCCGACCGCAACACCGGGTCGCAGGTGCGGGTGGTGAACGCGGCACCTGTTGCCTACGGGCTGGATGTCATCGTCAACCAGACTTCAGTGCCCGGTGGCGTCCGCCAGGAGTGCGATCCGGGGACGACGGAGAGCGGGACCGTGCTCGAGTTCTGCGCCACGTCGTTCACGTCCATCGGCAGCTTCGCGGCCATCGCGGCCGGCAGCTACAACGTGAACATCCAGAAGACCGGCGCTGACGCGGTGGCTGCTCAGACGCTCGGCGGCAGCTTCCGCGCCGGAGTACCGGAGAGCCTCGTGCTGACGGGCATCACGGACGAGGCTGCCACGCAAACCGGGCAGGGAATGCTTACCCTGGGAGGCACGCGGCGTAACGCCGTGGCCGCGCAGCTACGGGTCGTCAGTGCCTCGCTCGCGGCAGACGCTGCGATTGCAGGCGACCCGGCTACCGATCGCCTCGAGCTGTACATCACGGCTCCGGGAGCGGATCTCGCGGCCGAAAACCCCGACTTCGTCAATTTCCAGATCGGCGGGGATACCAATTACCTGTCACTGGCCGCGGGTGGATACCAGCTCGCGCTCGCCCGGCGCGACACGGCCGTGTCCGGAGCCGTGCCCGAGGTGCTCTACACGCGGGAGCTGACGCTCACCGGGGGTGGCCTGTACACGCTGGTCATCGCCGACAGCCTGGGTGGGGTGCTGCCGTTGCAGGTGCTGTCCCTCGAGGACAGCCCCTGA
- a CDS encoding phosphotransferase — MTGVPAPVLAAYDASAVEVRPLGAGLINQTYLVDGGPHGRFVLQRLHPVFPPQVNEDIDAVTKHLQAAGLVTPRLMATRTGDLWVTHEGAVWRALTWVDGIGLDRLRDTEQAREAGRILAVFHRAVSGLRHEFRSVRPGVHDTARHLANLRAALETHRDHPRFATIAALAGQVLEAADGLEPLPTLPARVVHGDPKLNNILFSPDGTRALCLIDLDTLGRMALPLELGDAFRSWCNPAGEDSALARFSPELFEAAIGGYASGAGGFVSADEWEHILGGTLTIYVELAARFCADALNESYFGWNPQAFASRSEHNQVRAESQLNAARSLLAQRPALERVLRRVACA, encoded by the coding sequence ATGACCGGCGTTCCCGCTCCCGTGCTGGCCGCTTATGACGCCTCTGCGGTCGAAGTGCGGCCGCTCGGCGCCGGGCTGATCAACCAGACCTACCTGGTGGACGGCGGACCTCATGGCCGTTTCGTGCTGCAGCGCCTGCACCCGGTATTCCCGCCACAGGTCAACGAGGATATCGACGCCGTTACGAAACATCTGCAGGCAGCCGGCCTGGTGACACCGCGGCTGATGGCGACCCGTACCGGCGATCTGTGGGTCACCCACGAGGGCGCGGTGTGGCGTGCGCTCACCTGGGTGGATGGCATCGGTCTCGACCGTCTGCGCGACACCGAACAGGCCCGCGAGGCGGGTCGGATCCTGGCGGTCTTTCACCGGGCGGTGAGCGGCCTGCGCCACGAGTTCCGCAGCGTACGTCCCGGGGTGCACGACACCGCGCGTCACCTTGCGAACCTGCGCGCTGCGCTGGAAACGCACCGCGATCACCCGCGCTTCGCAACCATCGCCGCGCTGGCCGGGCAGGTGCTCGAGGCAGCCGACGGCCTCGAGCCGCTGCCGACGCTGCCGGCAAGAGTCGTGCACGGCGATCCCAAGCTCAACAACATCCTCTTCTCGCCGGACGGCACGCGGGCCCTCTGTCTCATCGACCTCGACACCCTCGGTCGCATGGCACTCCCGCTCGAACTCGGCGACGCATTTCGCTCGTGGTGCAATCCCGCCGGCGAGGACAGCGCGCTCGCACGGTTCTCGCCGGAGCTGTTCGAAGCCGCAATCGGCGGCTACGCATCCGGGGCCGGCGGCTTCGTCAGCGCCGATGAGTGGGAGCACATCCTCGGCGGCACGCTGACCATCTACGTGGAACTCGCCGCGCGCTTCTGTGCGGATGCCCTGAACGAGAGTTACTTCGGCTGGAACCCGCAGGCGTTCGCAAGCCGCAGCGAGCACAACCAGGTTCGCGCCGAGAGCCAGCTCAACGCGGCCCGCTCACTGCTCGCGCAGCGCCCGGCGCTGGAGCGGGTACTGCGCCGGGTTGCCTGTGCCTGA